In a genomic window of Comamonadaceae bacterium OTU4NAUVB1:
- the ispD gene encoding 2-C-methyl-D-erythritol 4-phosphate cytidylyltransferase — protein MLALPAPRCFVLIPCAGSGSRAGAGPLPKQYRRIAGRPLVAHTLDVFRALPGRFAALALVVSPEDRDVAAALPGFPGPGERLLRVGGGTRAATVGAGLAALRAAGAQAHDWVLVHDAARCLVTPAQVEALIAACAHDAVGGLLAHRLADTLKAASAEGRVCATLPRADKWLAQTPQMFRIGVLCEALERAGDGVTDEAGAIEAMGLAPLLVAASARNFKLTYAEDFELAEALLAPRRPEPSPVDAVDAEPVRDRP, from the coding sequence ATGTTGGCCTTGCCGGCGCCCCGCTGCTTCGTCCTGATCCCGTGCGCCGGAAGCGGCAGCCGCGCGGGCGCCGGCCCGTTGCCCAAGCAGTACCGGCGCATCGCCGGTCGGCCGCTGGTGGCGCACACGCTCGACGTCTTCCGCGCGCTGCCCGGACGCTTCGCCGCGCTGGCGCTGGTGGTCTCGCCGGAGGACCGTGACGTCGCCGCCGCGCTGCCCGGTTTTCCCGGGCCGGGCGAGCGGCTGCTGCGCGTCGGCGGCGGCACCCGCGCCGCCACCGTGGGCGCCGGCCTGGCGGCCCTGCGCGCGGCCGGCGCCCAGGCCCACGACTGGGTGCTGGTGCACGACGCCGCGCGCTGCCTGGTCACGCCGGCACAGGTCGAGGCCCTGATCGCCGCCTGCGCGCACGATGCCGTCGGCGGCCTGCTGGCGCACCGGCTGGCCGACACGCTCAAGGCCGCGTCGGCCGAGGGCCGCGTCTGCGCCACGCTGCCGCGCGCCGACAAGTGGCTCGCGCAGACGCCGCAGATGTTCCGCATCGGCGTGCTGTGCGAGGCGCTGGAACGCGCCGGCGACGGCGTCACCGACGAGGCGGGCGCCATCGAGGCCATGGGCCTGGCGCCGCTGCTGGTGGCCGCCAGCGCGCGCAACTTCAAGCTCACCTATGCCGAGGACTTCGAGCTGGCCGAGGCGCTGCTCGCGCCGCGCCGTCCCGAGCCATCCCCCGTCGACGCCGTCGACGCCGAACCTGTCCGCGACCGCCCATGA
- the ispF gene encoding 2-C-methyl-D-erythritol 2,4-cyclodiphosphate synthase, which translates to MPLDLRVGEGWDVHQLVAGRKLILGGVEVPHTTGLLGHSDADVLLHAITDALLGAAGLGDIGRHFPDTDATFRGADSAVLLAEAMRRVGAEGWRVGNLDTTVIAQAPKLAPHIPAMRERIAAVLGLAPSQVNVKAKTAEKLGPVGEGRAMEARAVVLLHRQGAAGGR; encoded by the coding sequence ATGCCCCTGGACCTCCGCGTCGGCGAGGGCTGGGACGTCCACCAGCTCGTGGCCGGCCGCAAGCTGATCCTCGGTGGCGTGGAGGTGCCCCACACCACCGGGCTGCTCGGCCATTCCGATGCCGACGTGCTGCTTCACGCCATCACCGACGCGCTGCTGGGCGCGGCCGGGCTGGGCGACATCGGCCGCCACTTCCCCGACACCGACGCGACTTTCCGCGGTGCCGACTCCGCCGTGCTGCTGGCCGAGGCGATGCGCCGCGTCGGCGCCGAGGGCTGGCGCGTGGGCAACCTCGACACCACGGTGATCGCGCAGGCGCCCAAGCTGGCGCCGCACATCCCGGCCATGCGCGAGCGCATCGCGGCAGTGCTGGGGCTCGCGCCGTCGCAGGTGAACGTGAAGGCCAAGACGGCCGAGAAGCTCGGGCCGGTGGGCGAGGGCCGGGCGATGGAGGCGCGCGCCGTGGTGCTGCTGCACCGCCAGGGCGCAGCGGGCGGCCGCTGA
- a CDS encoding ATP-binding protein, producing MPSPLESGGRVRRQGFGLRLGFSLFWRTFFLLALLLLGCTVAWLQTFRALEYEPRTLQTAHQIASLVNLTRAALVYSDAVTRVSLIKTLADQEGVRILPREANDRYEPYANATLDRRVTDELIARLGDGTTVASRVNEEEGLWVGFTIESDAYWLLLDPTRFTHVGGRTWAVWLATGIILSLAGAALIAGFINRPLKHLSRATLQVREGEYEAHRLDERARTNEIRAVNIGFNRMADQLAKIEQDRAVMLAGISHDLRTPLARLRLETEMSVADEDARDHMAADIAQLDSIIDKFLDYARPDHVDVTAVLLRDVVDACTYAVQDHDDIRIKVEVPADLRVTADEVEITRVLSNLVENARRYGQTPGTGVANVTIQAQAHDEAVLIKVRDHGAGVPADTLPQLTKPFFRGDAARTSAAGAGLGLSIVAKNIDRMGGTFALTSTPGRGFAAHIRLPRAFPPRPEPAAGPRKGQG from the coding sequence ATGCCCAGCCCGCTGGAGAGCGGTGGGCGGGTGCGCCGCCAGGGCTTCGGACTGCGCCTGGGCTTCAGCCTCTTCTGGCGCACCTTCTTCCTGCTGGCGCTGCTGCTGCTGGGCTGCACCGTGGCCTGGCTGCAGACCTTCCGCGCGCTGGAATACGAGCCGCGCACGCTGCAGACGGCGCACCAGATCGCCTCGCTGGTCAACCTGACGCGGGCGGCGCTGGTGTATTCGGACGCCGTCACGCGTGTCTCGCTGATCAAGACGCTGGCCGACCAGGAGGGCGTGCGCATCCTGCCGCGCGAGGCCAACGACCGCTATGAGCCCTATGCGAACGCCACGCTCGACCGCCGCGTGACGGACGAGCTGATCGCCCGGCTCGGCGACGGCACGACGGTGGCCAGCCGGGTCAACGAGGAGGAAGGCCTGTGGGTCGGCTTCACGATCGAGAGCGACGCCTACTGGCTGCTGCTCGACCCCACGCGCTTCACCCACGTCGGCGGACGCACGTGGGCGGTGTGGCTCGCGACCGGCATCATCCTGTCGCTGGCCGGCGCGGCGCTCATCGCCGGCTTCATCAACCGGCCGCTCAAGCACCTCTCGCGCGCGACGCTGCAGGTGCGCGAGGGCGAGTACGAGGCCCACCGGCTCGACGAGCGTGCCCGCACCAACGAGATCCGCGCCGTCAACATCGGCTTCAACCGCATGGCCGACCAGCTCGCCAAGATCGAGCAGGACCGCGCCGTGATGCTCGCGGGCATCTCGCACGACCTGCGCACGCCGCTCGCCCGGCTGCGCCTGGAGACCGAGATGAGCGTGGCCGACGAGGACGCGCGCGACCACATGGCCGCCGACATCGCCCAGCTCGACTCGATCATCGACAAGTTCCTCGACTATGCGCGCCCCGACCACGTCGACGTCACGGCCGTGCTGCTGCGCGACGTGGTGGACGCCTGCACGTACGCCGTGCAGGACCACGACGACATCCGCATCAAGGTCGAGGTGCCGGCGGACCTGCGCGTGACGGCCGACGAGGTGGAGATCACGCGCGTGCTCTCCAACCTGGTGGAGAACGCGCGCCGCTACGGCCAGACGCCCGGCACGGGCGTGGCCAACGTGACGATCCAGGCCCAGGCGCACGACGAGGCGGTGCTCATCAAGGTGCGCGACCACGGCGCGGGCGTGCCGGCGGACACCCTGCCGCAGCTGACCAAGCCGTTCTTCCGCGGCGACGCCGCCCGCACCTCGGCCGCCGGCGCCGGGCTGGGCCTGTCGATCGTGGCCAAGAACATCGACCGCATGGGCGGCACCTTCGCGCTGACGAGCACGCCGGGACGCGGCTTCGCCGCGCACATCCGCCTGCCGCGCGCCTTCCCGCCCAGGCCGGAGCCGGCGGCCGGCCCGCGCAAGGGCCAGGGCTAG
- the ompR gene encoding two-component system response regulator OmpR — translation MNQTLSRTDKVVIVDDDARIRDLLRRYLTQEGFEVIVAEDGKALNRILLRDTVDLIVLDLMMPGEDGLSVCRRLRAANDRTPIIMLTAKGEDVDRIVGLEVGADDYLGKPFNPRELLARVHAVLRRRPPLEAPGAPSAENETVTFGPFSFDLGSRTLKKDGEELSLTTGEFAMLKALVRHPRQPLSREKLAQLARGREFEPFDRSLDVQISRLRKLVESDAAAPRYIQTVWGVGYVFVPDGTS, via the coding sequence ATGAATCAAACCCTCTCCCGCACCGACAAGGTCGTGATCGTCGACGACGACGCCCGCATCCGAGACCTGCTGCGCCGCTACCTCACGCAGGAAGGATTCGAGGTGATCGTGGCCGAGGACGGCAAGGCGCTCAACCGCATCCTGCTGCGCGACACGGTCGACCTGATCGTGCTGGACCTGATGATGCCGGGCGAGGACGGACTCTCCGTGTGCCGGCGCCTGCGCGCGGCCAACGATCGCACCCCGATCATCATGCTCACTGCCAAGGGCGAGGACGTGGACCGCATCGTCGGCCTGGAAGTCGGCGCCGACGACTACCTGGGCAAGCCGTTCAACCCGCGCGAGCTGCTCGCGCGCGTCCATGCCGTGCTGCGCCGCCGTCCACCGCTGGAGGCACCGGGCGCGCCCTCGGCCGAGAACGAGACCGTCACCTTCGGCCCGTTCAGCTTCGACCTCGGTTCGCGCACGCTCAAGAAGGACGGCGAGGAACTCTCGCTGACCACCGGCGAGTTCGCCATGCTCAAGGCGCTGGTGCGCCATCCGCGCCAGCCGCTGTCGCGCGAGAAACTGGCGCAGCTCGCGCGCGGCCGGGAGTTCGAGCCCTTCGACCGCAGCCTGGACGTGCAGATCTCGCGCCTGCGCAAGCTGGTCGAGTCCGATGCCGCCGCGCCGCGCTACATCCAGACGGTCTGGGGCGTGGGCTACGTGTTCGTTCCGGACGGCACGTCCTGA
- a CDS encoding SIMPL domain-containing protein, with protein sequence MAPPQNVLQLSASGTVEVQQDLLSITLSTTRDAPDAATVQNQLRVALEAALTEARKNAQPGQLDVRTGNFSLSPRYTREGKVNGWQGTTELVIEGRDFPRITQTAGRITTLSLGNVGFGLSREERARVEARAQTLAIENFRQKAGELARGFGFGNYTLREVSVNANDAGPERPRMMAAQAKAFAADAPVPVEAGKASVVVNVSGSVQLRD encoded by the coding sequence GTGGCGCCGCCGCAGAACGTGCTGCAGCTGTCGGCTTCCGGCACGGTCGAGGTCCAGCAGGACCTGCTGAGCATCACCCTGAGCACGACGCGCGACGCACCCGACGCCGCCACCGTGCAGAACCAATTGCGCGTGGCGCTGGAGGCCGCGCTGACCGAAGCGAGGAAGAACGCGCAGCCCGGCCAGCTCGACGTGCGCACCGGCAACTTCAGCCTGTCGCCGCGCTACACGCGCGAAGGCAAGGTCAATGGCTGGCAGGGCACGACCGAACTGGTGATCGAGGGGCGCGATTTCCCCCGCATCACCCAGACCGCCGGCCGCATCACCACGCTGAGCCTGGGCAACGTCGGTTTCGGGCTGAGCCGCGAGGAGCGCGCGCGGGTCGAGGCGCGGGCGCAGACGCTCGCCATCGAGAACTTCAGGCAGAAGGCGGGCGAGCTCGCGCGCGGCTTCGGTTTCGGGAACTACACGCTGCGCGAGGTGTCGGTCAACGCCAACGACGCCGGCCCGGAGCGCCCGCGCATGATGGCCGCCCAGGCCAAGGCGTTCGCCGCCGACGCCCCGGTCCCGGTGGAGGCGGGCAAGGCCAGCGTCGTGGTGAACGTCTCCGGCTCGGTGCAGCTGCGCGACTAG
- a CDS encoding alpha/beta hydrolase, which yields MTRPDLFFVTCDDAQGGHRMAYWQWGDARSAHVVLCVHGLTRQGRDFDALAQAIVARAGGDVRVVCPDVAGRGHSDWLRDPAGYQVPFYAADMVALVARLHGERPIATLDYVGTSMGGLIGLVVAGHAALPLPVPVHRLVINDVGPTLDPAALRRIATYVGQGGRYATLQEAADAMWALSSSFGPHTAEQWLALSRPMVAAASRRTADGGAKVGDEVDPWIEPEGPLLLHYDPAIAVPFRTATPEAAAQGEAMLWALYDAITAPTLLVRGAQSDLITPETARQMTRRGPRATLVEFEGVGHAPTFVDPAQSAAVTAFLFD from the coding sequence ATGACCCGACCCGACCTCTTCTTCGTGACCTGCGACGACGCCCAGGGCGGCCACCGCATGGCGTACTGGCAGTGGGGCGACGCCCGCAGCGCGCACGTCGTGCTGTGCGTGCACGGCCTCACCCGGCAGGGCCGCGATTTCGACGCGCTGGCACAGGCGATCGTGGCGCGCGCCGGCGGCGACGTGCGGGTCGTGTGCCCCGACGTCGCGGGCCGCGGCCACAGCGACTGGCTGCGCGATCCCGCCGGCTACCAGGTGCCGTTCTATGCGGCCGACATGGTCGCGCTGGTGGCCCGGCTGCACGGCGAGCGGCCGATCGCCACGCTCGACTACGTCGGCACCAGCATGGGCGGGCTGATCGGCCTGGTGGTCGCCGGCCACGCGGCGCTGCCGCTGCCGGTGCCGGTGCATCGCCTGGTGATCAACGACGTCGGACCGACGCTCGACCCGGCCGCGCTGCGGCGCATCGCCACCTACGTGGGGCAGGGCGGTCGCTACGCGACGCTGCAGGAGGCGGCCGATGCGATGTGGGCGCTGTCGAGCAGCTTCGGCCCCCACACCGCCGAACAGTGGCTGGCGCTGTCGCGTCCCATGGTCGCCGCGGCGTCGCGGCGCACGGCCGACGGGGGCGCCAAGGTGGGGGACGAGGTCGATCCCTGGATCGAACCCGAGGGTCCGCTGCTGCTGCACTACGACCCGGCCATCGCGGTGCCGTTTCGCACCGCGACGCCCGAGGCCGCCGCGCAGGGCGAGGCGATGCTGTGGGCGCTCTACGACGCCATCACCGCGCCGACGCTGCTCGTGCGCGGCGCGCAGTCCGACCTGATCACCCCGGAGACGGCGCGGCAGATGACCCGGCGCGGGCCGCGCGCCACCCTCGTCGAATTCGAGGGCGTCGGCCATGCGCCGACCTTCGTCGACCCGGCTCAGAGCGCGGCGGTGACCGCGTTCCTGTTCGATTGA
- a CDS encoding bifunctional (p)ppGpp synthetase/guanosine-3',5'-bis(diphosphate) 3'-pyrophosphohydrolase encodes MKRGPVSPPAHGPDAAQGASDGAEASAADYPLSVATAEHTPPIDHMLVRARSFAEPLIADETLDTGENTLAHADAVAAIVSAMGGSEAMQAASYLVYTCQHLNRPQEVIAKVFGDNFAALAVETTKLVNVQKQARSATAGSHGADGGAQTENVRKMLLAFSRDLRVVMLRLASRLQTLRHAAASRRPVPEAVARESLEVFAPLASRLGIWQVKWEIEDLSFRFLEPETYKLIARLLDEKRVEREGYVEQLRSQLEHELHAQGIGATVQGRPKNIYSIVKKMRGKSLDFNQVFDILALRVVVPDVKDCYAALAWVHTHFEPIDEEFDDYIARPKANGYQSLHTVVRKAHDGRIGKPIEIQIRTEQMHDHAEHGVAAHWAYKEAGPRGYAGVWAGGEYDAKIAVLRQLLAWERDLSDGRQGQGLFDDRIYVLTPDASIVELPQGATAVDFAYTVHTSLGHRCRGARIDGVMLPLNTPLQNGQTVEVIAAKEGGPSRDWLNAELGYLASHRARAKVRAWFNAQVTHETVARGREAVEKLLQREGRTAFKLEDLASQLGFKSADHLFEVVGKDEFSLRNIEMLLRPPSPVPGPDEGVLIRKSKGSEKSGKGGVLVVGVSSLMTQLAKCCRPAPPDAIGGFVTRGHGVSVHRADCSNFRTMAAHSAERVIDVEWGTPKPSADQPVYAVDVAVEAADRQGLLRDISDVLAREKMNVIGVQTQSVKGTAWMTFTVEIASAARLQHVLGTVAMVPGVRSARRR; translated from the coding sequence ATGAAGCGCGGTCCCGTCAGCCCGCCGGCCCACGGCCCGGACGCGGCGCAGGGCGCATCCGACGGCGCGGAGGCGAGCGCGGCCGACTACCCGCTGTCGGTCGCCACGGCCGAGCACACGCCGCCCATCGACCACATGCTGGTGCGCGCACGCTCCTTCGCCGAACCGCTGATCGCCGACGAGACGCTCGACACCGGCGAGAACACCCTCGCGCACGCCGACGCCGTGGCCGCCATCGTCTCGGCCATGGGCGGCTCCGAGGCCATGCAGGCGGCGAGCTACCTCGTCTACACGTGCCAGCACCTCAACCGGCCGCAGGAAGTCATCGCCAAGGTCTTCGGCGACAACTTCGCCGCGCTCGCCGTCGAGACCACCAAGCTGGTCAACGTCCAGAAGCAGGCGCGCAGCGCGACGGCCGGGTCGCACGGGGCCGATGGCGGCGCGCAGACCGAGAACGTGCGCAAGATGCTGCTGGCGTTCTCGCGCGACCTGCGCGTGGTCATGCTGCGCCTCGCGTCCCGGCTGCAGACCCTGCGCCACGCCGCGGCCAGCCGCCGGCCGGTGCCCGAGGCGGTGGCGCGCGAGTCCCTGGAGGTGTTCGCGCCGCTGGCCAGCCGCCTGGGCATCTGGCAGGTCAAGTGGGAGATCGAGGACCTGTCGTTCCGCTTCCTGGAGCCCGAGACCTACAAGCTCATCGCCCGCTTGCTGGACGAGAAGCGCGTGGAGCGCGAGGGGTACGTGGAGCAGTTGCGCAGCCAGCTCGAGCACGAGCTGCACGCCCAGGGCATCGGCGCGACCGTGCAGGGACGGCCCAAGAACATCTACAGCATCGTCAAGAAGATGCGCGGCAAGTCGCTCGACTTCAATCAGGTCTTCGACATCCTGGCGCTGCGCGTGGTGGTGCCCGACGTGAAGGACTGCTATGCCGCGCTGGCCTGGGTGCACACGCACTTCGAGCCGATCGACGAGGAGTTCGACGACTACATCGCGCGGCCCAAGGCGAACGGCTACCAGTCGCTGCACACGGTGGTGCGCAAGGCCCACGACGGCCGGATCGGCAAGCCCATCGAGATCCAGATCCGCACCGAGCAGATGCACGACCACGCCGAGCACGGTGTGGCCGCGCACTGGGCCTACAAGGAGGCCGGCCCGCGCGGCTATGCCGGCGTGTGGGCCGGCGGCGAGTACGACGCCAAGATCGCGGTGCTGCGCCAGCTGCTGGCCTGGGAGCGCGACCTCTCCGACGGCCGCCAGGGCCAGGGCCTCTTCGACGACCGCATCTACGTGCTGACGCCCGACGCCTCGATCGTCGAGCTGCCCCAGGGCGCGACGGCGGTCGACTTCGCCTACACCGTCCACACCAGCCTGGGCCACCGCTGCCGCGGCGCGCGCATCGACGGCGTCATGCTGCCGCTGAACACGCCGTTGCAGAACGGCCAGACGGTGGAGGTGATCGCGGCGAAGGAGGGCGGCCCCTCGCGCGACTGGCTCAACGCCGAACTGGGTTATCTGGCCAGCCACCGCGCCCGTGCCAAGGTGCGCGCCTGGTTCAACGCCCAGGTCACGCACGAGACCGTGGCGCGCGGGCGCGAGGCGGTCGAGAAACTGCTGCAACGCGAGGGCCGCACGGCCTTCAAGCTGGAGGACCTCGCGTCGCAGCTGGGCTTCAAGTCGGCCGACCACCTGTTCGAGGTCGTCGGCAAGGACGAGTTCTCGCTGCGCAACATCGAGATGCTGCTGCGTCCGCCCAGCCCGGTGCCCGGACCGGACGAGGGCGTGCTCATCCGCAAGTCCAAGGGCAGCGAGAAGTCGGGCAAGGGCGGCGTGCTGGTGGTGGGCGTGTCGTCGCTGATGACGCAGCTGGCCAAGTGCTGCCGGCCGGCGCCGCCCGACGCCATCGGGGGCTTCGTCACGCGCGGCCACGGCGTGAGCGTGCACCGTGCGGACTGCAGCAACTTCCGCACGATGGCCGCGCACAGCGCCGAGCGCGTGATCGACGTCGAGTGGGGCACGCCCAAGCCGTCGGCCGACCAGCCGGTCTACGCCGTCGACGTGGCGGTCGAGGCCGCCGACCGGCAGGGCCTGCTGCGCGACATCTCCGACGTGCTCGCGCGCGAGAAGATGAACGTGATCGGCGTGCAGACGCAGTCGGTCAAGGGCACGGCGTGGATGACCTTCACGGTCGAGATCGCCAGCGCGGCACGGCTGCAGCACGTGCTGGGCACCGTCGCGATGGTGCCGGGCGTGCGCTCCGCGCGCAGGCGTTGA
- a CDS encoding DUF1439 domain-containing protein, with translation MHRRLSPPRRLFLVRLAAGAVALPALPTLAGFNFFLSEYTATRAEMQAQIARRFPVRQRYAELFTVDLRDPQLGLDAPTNRAAIAARMTIGSPLMQPSSIDGVVTISSALRYDAAARAVRLDQPKADRIELQGIGGADAQRLQRIGGLVAQELLRDYPLLTFKPEDLTVGRKTYEIGAITVQQDDIKVELK, from the coding sequence ATGCACCGACGCCTTTCCCCTCCCCGCCGCCTGTTTCTCGTCCGGCTCGCCGCCGGCGCCGTCGCCCTGCCCGCGTTGCCGACGCTCGCGGGCTTCAATTTCTTCCTCAGCGAGTACACGGCCACCCGCGCCGAGATGCAGGCGCAGATCGCCAGGCGATTCCCGGTGCGCCAGCGCTACGCCGAGCTGTTCACGGTCGACCTGCGCGACCCGCAGCTCGGCCTGGACGCGCCGACCAACCGCGCCGCCATCGCCGCGCGCATGACCATCGGCAGCCCGCTGATGCAGCCCTCCAGCATCGACGGCGTGGTGACGATCAGCAGCGCCCTGCGCTACGACGCCGCCGCGCGCGCCGTGCGCCTGGACCAGCCGAAGGCCGACCGCATCGAACTCCAGGGCATCGGCGGTGCCGACGCCCAGCGCCTGCAGCGCATCGGCGGGCTGGTCGCGCAGGAGCTGCTGCGCGACTACCCGCTGCTCACCTTCAAGCCGGAGGACCTGACGGTCGGCCGCAAGACCTACGAGATCGGCGCGATCACGGTGCAGCAGGACGACATCAAGGTCGAGCTGAAGTGA
- a CDS encoding long-chain fatty acid--CoA ligase, which produces MERPHFKFWPKRVPRAITVPATSLWHNLATSAARYPDKDALVFFGQAVSYRDFVDQAERLAGTLHALGVRRGDRVVLAMQNCPQLVIAHFAILRANAVVVPVNPMNRAEELKHYIVDPDAKVAITTGDLAGEVAKASNALPPGQRLAHLIATRFTDAFDRDVAGEEAPAPAWREWLTAEHPLPALDGGRCMHWRDALDGANAPPEHVVGAHDMALLPYTSGTTGLPKGCIHPHSTLMVNAVASQLWGAVSSEVVVLAVVPMFHITGIVSMMHTTIHAGGTLVIMPRWDREVAGRLISVRRITNWTNIPTMVIDLMGSPNLDAFDLSSLTYIGGGGAAMPQAVAQRLFEQYGLRYQEGYGLTETAAPSHANPFEHPKQQCLGIPFVGVDSRVVDPDTLAEMPVGESGEVVTRGPQVFQGYWKRPDATAAAFVEIDGERFFRTGDMARVDEDGYFFMTDRLKRMINASGFKVWPAEVELLMFRNPAIQEACVIAMKDAYRGESVKAVVVLRATHRDTTAQQVIDWCREHMAVYKIPREVEFVDALPKSGAGKVMWRLLQERETARGT; this is translated from the coding sequence ATGGAACGTCCGCATTTCAAGTTCTGGCCGAAGCGCGTGCCCCGCGCGATCACCGTGCCGGCGACCTCGCTCTGGCACAACCTCGCCACCTCCGCCGCGCGCTATCCCGACAAGGACGCGCTGGTCTTCTTCGGCCAGGCCGTCAGCTACCGCGACTTCGTCGACCAGGCCGAGCGCCTGGCCGGCACCCTCCATGCGCTGGGCGTGCGGCGCGGCGACCGTGTGGTGCTCGCGATGCAGAACTGTCCGCAGCTGGTGATCGCGCATTTCGCCATCCTGCGCGCCAACGCGGTGGTCGTGCCGGTCAACCCGATGAACCGGGCGGAGGAGCTTAAGCACTACATCGTGGACCCCGATGCCAAGGTCGCCATCACCACCGGCGACCTGGCCGGCGAGGTGGCCAAGGCCAGCAACGCGCTGCCCCCCGGGCAGCGCCTGGCCCACCTGATCGCCACGCGGTTCACCGACGCCTTCGACCGCGACGTCGCCGGCGAGGAGGCGCCGGCGCCGGCCTGGCGCGAATGGCTCACGGCCGAACATCCGCTCCCCGCGCTCGACGGCGGCCGATGCATGCACTGGCGCGACGCCCTGGATGGCGCCAACGCGCCACCCGAGCACGTCGTGGGCGCGCACGACATGGCGCTGCTGCCCTACACCAGCGGGACCACCGGCCTGCCCAAGGGCTGCATCCATCCGCACTCGACCCTGATGGTCAACGCGGTCGCGAGCCAGCTGTGGGGCGCCGTGTCCTCGGAGGTCGTGGTGCTGGCGGTGGTGCCGATGTTCCACATCACCGGCATCGTCAGCATGATGCACACCACCATCCACGCCGGCGGCACGCTGGTGATCATGCCGCGCTGGGACCGCGAGGTGGCCGGACGCCTGATCTCGGTGCGCCGCATCACCAACTGGACCAACATCCCCACGATGGTGATCGACCTCATGGGAAGCCCCAACCTGGACGCCTTCGACCTGAGCAGCCTGACCTACATCGGCGGTGGCGGGGCGGCCATGCCGCAGGCGGTGGCGCAGCGGCTGTTCGAGCAGTACGGACTGCGCTACCAGGAAGGCTACGGGTTGACCGAGACGGCCGCGCCCTCGCACGCCAACCCGTTCGAGCATCCCAAGCAGCAGTGCCTGGGCATCCCGTTCGTGGGCGTCGATTCGCGCGTGGTGGACCCCGACACGCTGGCCGAGATGCCCGTGGGCGAGTCCGGCGAGGTCGTCACGCGCGGTCCGCAGGTGTTCCAGGGCTACTGGAAGCGACCCGACGCCACCGCCGCCGCCTTCGTCGAGATCGACGGCGAGCGCTTCTTCCGTACCGGCGACATGGCCCGCGTCGACGAGGACGGCTACTTCTTCATGACCGACCGCCTGAAGCGGATGATCAACGCCAGCGGCTTCAAGGTCTGGCCGGCGGAGGTCGAGCTGCTGATGTTCAGGAACCCCGCGATCCAGGAGGCCTGCGTGATCGCCATGAAGGACGCCTACCGCGGCGAATCGGTCAAGGCCGTGGTCGTGCTGCGCGCGACCCACCGCGACACCACCGCGCAGCAGGTCATCGACTGGTGCCGCGAGCACATGGCCGTCTACAAGATCCCGCGCGAGGTCGAGTTCGTCGACGCGCTGCCCAAGAGCGGCGCGGGCAAGGTGATGTGGCGCCTGCTGCAGGAGCGCGAGACGGCCAGGGGTACGTAA
- the cynS gene encoding cyanase → MSRNDVTEKIITAKVLKGISWSTVAERVGLSKEWTTAACLGQMTFTAEQADVVAELFDLDADDRKWLQAVPYKGSLPTAVPTDPLIYRWYEMVNVYGTTIKALIHEEFGDGIMSAIDFSMDIQRQADPKGDRVQVVLSGKFLPYKTY, encoded by the coding sequence ATGAGCCGCAACGACGTCACCGAGAAGATCATCACCGCCAAGGTGCTCAAGGGCATCAGCTGGAGCACCGTCGCCGAACGCGTCGGCCTGTCCAAGGAATGGACCACGGCCGCGTGCCTGGGCCAGATGACCTTCACGGCCGAGCAGGCCGACGTCGTCGCCGAGCTGTTCGACCTCGACGCCGACGACCGCAAGTGGCTGCAGGCCGTGCCGTACAAGGGCTCGCTGCCCACCGCCGTGCCCACCGACCCGCTGATCTACCGCTGGTACGAGATGGTCAACGTCTACGGCACCACCATCAAGGCGCTCATCCACGAGGAGTTCGGCGACGGCATCATGAGCGCCATCGACTTCTCGATGGACATCCAGCGTCAGGCCGACCCCAAGGGCGACCGCGTGCAGGTCGTGCTGTCGGGCAAGTTCCTGCCGTACAAGACCTACTGA